Proteins encoded in a region of the Vitis riparia cultivar Riparia Gloire de Montpellier isolate 1030 chromosome 7, EGFV_Vit.rip_1.0, whole genome shotgun sequence genome:
- the LOC117918843 gene encoding auxin-induced in root cultures protein 12-like has translation MATLVPVGIIFTIILMISPAYTLNCTTQKFSSNRVFQNCSDLPVLSSILHWTYNSSNSTLSVAFTAPPAAADGWVSWAINPNGAYMAGAQSLIAFRQGGSLVVKPFVLNNYSSIVQTNLSYPVSGTSAEVVDGKMTLFAIFQLPEKMTKFYHIWQVGAAVASGVPRKHEFEPANLNAKGTLDLIAGLGGSGGAPGNAPSGSPSSPPSGTPGSPSPSIAPGGSHGGDSGIRKSNMSFYLFLVLGSFIVLCF, from the coding sequence ATGGCGACGCTTGTGCCAGTCGGAATTATTTTTACGatcattttgatgatttcacCCGCTTACACTCTCAACTGCACTACTCAGAAGTTTAGTAGCAACAGGGTGTTTCAAAACTGCAGCGATCTTCCAGTTCTCAGTTCCATTCTGCATTGGACCTACAATTCCTCCAATTCTACGCTTTCCGTTGCATTTACGGCACCGCCGGCAGCCGCGGACGGCTGGGTCTCCTGGGCTATAAACCCAAACGGCGCCTACATGGCCGGCGCTCAGTCGCTGATCGCCTTCAGACAAGGCGGCTCCCTGGTGGTCAAGCCGTTTGTGCTGAACAACTACTCTTCCATTGTGCAAACCAACCTCTCCTACCCCGTCTCCGGTACGAGCGCAGAAGTGGTGGACGGAAAGATGACCTTGTTCGCGATCTTCCAATTACCGGAGAAGATGACCAAATTTTACCACATATGGCAGGTGGGGGCTGCGGTGGCGTCCGGCGTCCCGCGGAAGCATGAATTCGAACCAGCGAATTTGAATGCTAAAGGAACCTTGGATTTGATTGCGGGATTGGGTGGATCCGGTGGTGCTCCCGGCAATGCTCCTAGCGGTTCTCCTAGCAGTCCTCCAAGTGGTACTCCCGGCAGTCCTTCTCCAAGCATTGCACCGGGGGGTTCTCACGGCGGCGATTCAGGAATCAGAAAGAGCAACATGAGTTTCTATTTGTTCCTGGTCCTTGGAAGCTTCATTGTTCTCTGCTTTTAG